In Patagioenas fasciata isolate bPatFas1 chromosome 2, bPatFas1.hap1, whole genome shotgun sequence, a single window of DNA contains:
- the TMEM196 gene encoding transmembrane protein 196 isoform X6, with the protein MILFSACCICGLIGGILNFQFLRALTKKSTALYSLHLASMSLACIGIGGCTLSSWLTCRLASYEQRRMFSEREHSLHHSHEMAEKRLRGIEITDLPSCPVVPPTPELPPRKLQTT; encoded by the exons ATGATACTTTTCTCTGCCTGTTGCATCTGTGGACTAATCGGAGGAATCTTAAATTTTCAATTTCTTCGTGCTCTGACAAAGAAGTCGACTGCTCTCTATTCTTTGCATCTTGCCTCCATGTCTCTTGCATGCATTGGAATTGGTGGTTGCACCCTTTCTTCATGGCTTACTTGTCGGCTAGCCAGCTATGAACAAAGGCGAATGTTCTCAGAAAGAGAACATTCATTGCATCACTCCCATGAAATGGCAGAAAAA AGATTGAGGGGTATTGAAATAACCGACCTGCCCAGCTGCCCGGTGGTTCCCCCGACACCAGAGTTACCTCCAAG GAAATTACAGACAACCTAA